Genomic DNA from Podospora pseudoanserina strain CBS 124.78 chromosome 4, whole genome shotgun sequence:
TCGTCTGTCACGGCACTTTTAGAGCTCGGGCTTATATAATCATTCAACCGTCCACCGGAGAaccgccaccagcaacaccgtCATCCTCAGCTGTCTAGCTCCTGCCCTTTGTCACCTACGTTGGTGTTGTGCGAAATGAACACATTGTATTAGAGCTCCCACATTTGCCAACCTATTAACTCGCCATCGCTGTCTCACCTTACCCAACTTACCCCATTCCCCACCCTTTCAATCACCATGCCAACCCGCGGCCCCGTCCCCCTCTCTCtagtcccctcctcccaagcagAAACCCTCAAAGTCGGCCCCTTGACTGTTAGAGTTTTTGAAGACGGGTCAAACACCCAGAACAGAGTCTCAGCGGtgaccatcaccctccccccggGAACGTCAGGGCCGCCAATGCACTGGCATCGGTTTCACGACgagctcttcttcgtcaccaAGGGCACAGTCGTCTTTTCTACCCCGGAAGGGGACGTCGTCACCAAAACGGGCGACTGCATGACTGTGCCCCCGGGTGCGATCCACACGTTCAGGAATGGGAGTGAgagcgaggaaggggagtgCTACATGACGGCTACGCCGGGGCATTATGTTGATTGTAAGCTCACCTGAACTTCCCACCTGGGTTTTCTTGCCTTGCCTAGAGGGAAAAAGGATCCTaacaggtggtggtgacagaTTTCAGAATGTTGTCCAAGGCTactgctgggttggtgggggggaagttgggcaaggaggagacggagcaTTTGGTGAGTTCTCTTACTCTTGATGATTACCTCATATGTGATGGGGATGGTTAGCTGATGATGGCAGATGGCACTGTTTGGAACTTTCCCGCCTGATGTTGAGAGTGAGCCTTGATTTGGGGAATGAACAGAGGCAGCGATCATGATTTGTATGTGAGCGGGGAAGGTGTGTAaggttaggtaggtatatAACTTTGGCTGGTTGGGGTGATAGATCATGAATTCACAGCTTTATGATAGCAGCATGGTCAAAAATAATCTTgtaatttatttttaattcTGACTTATACAATACGGGGTATCATACCCGCAATCAATTCTCCCCCCTGGCGCTCAACCCCCTAATCCATACAAACAACGCTGACAAGATATCACTAACACGCTATAACAACTCCCATCCCATTAATAATCAGCCCCCATCCAATCCAGaaccccacaaaccccctccaccactcccaccccccacccaacaacagcactcaccaacccctccaccaaaacaacagcCATCCAAACCGCCGCAAAAGCAACCTCATGCACCCTCCCTAACCCCCTCaacgccctcgccaacccaacCGCCATCCCAATcaaaacaaccccatcatgaaccaccacacccatatcctcctcctccttctcttgctcctcacCAACGAGTCAATGATgtccccccaaccccgtccCACTAGtgctcaacaacaacttcctattcttcttcaccaaacTAACAAAgctcctctccagcttctccgcCTCtttcctcgccgccgaaaGCGCCTGCTCCGCATCCTCCAAACTCATAAGCGGCACATTCCCAAACGGCCCCGCCGGCCCCCCAGCGCCCGGGGGAACATGTCTCTGCCCTGTTCCTGTCCCTGTCCcctccgcaccaccaccaccaccaccaccaccaccactaccatccacccctccctcaagatAACTCGCAAACCCACCCGGACTACTACCCCCAGCTTCAGCAAACGCCCCGACCGGACCAGGATAATTCAGCTCAGGAGCAACAGCATCAGCCAtatcacctcccccatgcCCAACCATCCCCGGTCCCCCAGCTCCATACAACCACGGCGCCATCGCCCCCAAAttcgccgccgcagcagcattAGCTTgcgcctgttgttgttgttgttgttgctgctgctgctgctgctgctgctgtccccCTCCTTGTCCACTCCCCCCAGTCCAGTTGGAAATCGCCTTAGGAAAACTCATATCCCTAGAGTTGAGGTTCAGTCTCGGGAGGACATACTGATTGATGTAGTAGATCGCCTCTTCCCTCTGGATCTTGTTCACCGGATCGCTAGGAAAAGCTCCCTTGCCCTGGGGGAAGTAACTCGGTGGTCCATTGGGAACAGCTCTCCCTTTAACGAGCGAGAACCCAGAACCCGTGTCGTGACGGGAAGAGATGAATGACGCCGGGGAGGCTGCCTCCTCCGCGATTGCATTTTGGAGCTCCAAAAATctgtcttcctcgtcggcggTGAGGTTGCGGACGCAATCACcgttgggggtgatgaggatcCGGACACCGTCGACGACCTTCCTGACGGGCTTGCCAGACAACAGAATGGCCTGGTCCTCTTCGGTAACCATGTTCTTGGTGGGAGTCATGGTGTTCTTGGCTGCCAGCTCCCAGAGACCCGCAGCGTTGATGTCATTTTTCCACCGGtcgagggggatggtggtgggctggaagaaggcgagcttctcgaggttCTCAGGAACTAGGCCGGCCTCGTGGAGGCTTTGAAGGATCTCATGAGGCAAGGGCCCCTCGCGAGGGATGGCGGCGTTCTGCTGGTTGCCACCAtcgggggtgttggagtCATATCTGTTCTTGTGAGTAGGCTCACCAGTCAAAGTAGTAGTTTCATTGGCGGTAGAGCGGTAGGTTGAAGACTCTTCCTTCActtccttgacctccttggactccttggtctcctttGTTGAGGGAGCAGGGGAAGCAGCCGGTGGCTCGGAGGTGCTCTTCGCCGTGGTCGGGGTAGCAGCTGgcttctctttttccttcttttgcttctttttgcgGCCGATGATGGGCCCAATCTCGACCTCGGACTCTGGCTTGATAGGCTGCGCAGCGAGGACGGCCGATTCCTTCTTGGTCAATTCCTTGCGCTGCTTTCGCTGTTGGCTCTTGGTTGTGGTCCGGGTTGGGGCGGACCCAATcctggaagagggaggaggcgagtTGGTCCGCGAGGCTGAGATGGAAGCGGAAATAATGGAAGCGCTGTCGGAGATCAGTTCGCTAGCAGGTGTCTCAGGCCGATGGGCAGATGCCGCGGCAGATGAGCGCGCCGAGGGCGCGGTGAGAGACGGACCCGCACCCATGATAGGCGTCGATGGCGTCTCCGTCTTGGGCGTGGCCACCAGTCTTAGAGTTTTAGGTGCAGCCCGTGAAAGTGGTGACGAAACGGAAACCGGTGTCGGAGCAGGCAGCGCAGGGAACGCCGAGTCCTTCTCTGCGGTAGTCGACTTTGTCGATGCCGAGGGCGCTTCCAGATTCCGAATCTGGGAGACCTTGGTGGCAGCCGCGATATTGAGAATGCCAGGCACAGGACGCTTGTCGTTCTTCTTatcagcaggagcagcagtaGACTTTTCTGCGGCCTTGGATGTGGCAACAGTTGAAGACGCCTCCAAAACCTTGACAGgtgccgcagccgcagccgcagcagcagccgcagcagcagccttttctttctccttttccttctcttcggcCTTCAACCTCTCTTTTTccgccttctcggccttctctctctcaagCCTTTCCGCtctctcggccttctccctttccttcctctccttcttctcctccttcttggtcttcttggcgCTCTTCTCAGGTGCGGCCTCACCTATCAACTTCTTGCTAGAGCTTGCCTTACTTGGTGCTGGCTTTGGTGTAGCAACAGGTGTGGCCACAGCTGAAGCCTTTGGTGAGTTGAGAGCTGGGAAATCTTCGTCCTGTAAGGTGACTATCTTTGGGGCCTTGGCTTTGGCAATCTCCTTGGATAAACCACTTTCAGCGGCCAGTGCCTTGATGATATTTTTCGCTTCAGAGGCTGATGGAGTAATTGTGCGTTTGCCTATCAGCGGGCTTGGGGCAGCTGATGGGGCAGATTTAGACGAAACCTTGGGCGACGCCACTGATGGGGTTTGTCGCCCAAAGTTCATGGTGTGGAGTGACGCATGTGAGATAGCAGGTGAATGTTGGACGCTTGGAATTGGAAGTCCGGGTGGCGCCGAAGGCGTTCCAGTCCTACCAAAAATCTCAAAGCCCCCAGGGGGGTGTCGAATGTTGACATCGATAGGCTCATCCGCCACAAGCGCGTCGATGCTGGGTCTAAACTCTTCGAGTGAGAGTAAGTCGTC
This window encodes:
- a CDS encoding hypothetical protein (COG:S; EggNog:ENOG503P3FR), producing MPTRGPVPLSLVPSSQAETLKVGPLTVRVFEDGSNTQNRVSAVTITLPPGTSGPPMHWHRFHDELFFVTKGTVVFSTPEGDVVTKTGDCMTVPPGAIHTFRNGSESEEGECYMTATPGHYVDYFRMLSKATAGLVGGKLGKEETEHLMALFGTFPPDVESEP
- the NOT4 gene encoding General negative regulator of transcription subunit 4 (BUSCO:EOG09260P5R; EggNog:ENOG503NUX1; COG:A); protein product: MTHQDTFIDDDEDTCPLCIEEFDLSDRNFRPCPCGYQICQFCFNNIRNNMNGLCPACRRPYNEATIEYKVVTPEEYAAFRANVAKSQKKRAAEQRQKEAQKREAENHSRKNLVGVRVVQKNLVYVTGLQPTVREDELLKTLRKPEFFGQYGNIQKISISNRRGTDGHNQSLGVYVTFEKQEDATKCIQAVNGSMNGDRVLRAQLGTTKYCSAWLRHETCTNRQCMFLHELAEEEDSYTRQDLSSINGINAQKPIPHAAGSSRSASRQQSHPSPAPVAAQPMIRSSSKDGSDHGDGPALPATANWARNPQVRSRRGSHATSGAAPSPAISNALPVTTESAVEDEPVADVPAPTPGPSTAAPASAPVPPSAPTPTPAAASPATRTKSAKTPAERAKRTTQDTLKSLLKSLEGCALAWPKPSAEQDDPSKYPPLFDSRGGERRRAMRESEAASTTGDQLTASVREPSEGEPESSGSLALGGEPEDRDHVRDTHGFDPRRTAQPPIQRGSADGFFGQAVGSGMTQSTSNLGSIGTASRTMTPQQRSFMRPPTGFVEHLTAQTNTLFQGQGHNRQGSRFSFANDNRDAASSTSVKLTGNPRIMAQQSSMMPSTFHNQAGNQYYGSSMPPPPPGLKSTGTPPGMFGQHGFGLTAAFGGASKDNEIMQQLINRNRGGGAQAHDSGKREYTFSFNPNQYPPSNSSTPAPASNHLGSLFASQPGAFQDMGSKQKKKGKKHRNANTSSSGGSGIVDLADPSILQARMQSHQQSLQHQQQTLQQQSNGGLGPGVFGGQSQEDDLLSLEEFRPSIDALVADEPIDVNIRHPPGGFEIFGRTGTPSAPPGLPIPSVQHSPAISHASLHTMNFGRQTPSVASPKVSSKSAPSAAPSPLIGKRTITPSASEAKNIIKALAAESGLSKEIAKAKAPKIVTLQDEDFPALNSPKASAVATPVATPKPAPSKASSSKKLIGEAAPEKSAKKTKKEEKKERKEREKAERAERLEREKAEKAEKERLKAEEKEKEKEKAAAAAAAAAAAAAPVKVLEASSTVATSKAAEKSTAAPADKKNDKRPVPGILNIAAATKVSQIRNLEAPSASTKSTTAEKDSAFPALPAPTPVSVSSPLSRAAPKTLRLVATPKTETPSTPIMGAGPSLTAPSARSSAAASAHRPETPASELISDSASIISASISASRTNSPPPSSRIGSAPTRTTTKSQQRKQRKELTKKESAVLAAQPIKPESEVEIGPIIGRKKKQKKEKEKPAATPTTAKSTSEPPAASPAPSTKETKESKEVKEVKEESSTYRSTANETTTLTGEPTHKNRYDSNTPDGGNQQNAAIPREGPLPHEILQSLHEAGLVPENLEKLAFFQPTTIPLDRWKNDINAAGLWELAAKNTMTPTKNMVTEEDQAILLSGKPVRKVVDGVRILITPNGDCVRNLTADEEDRFLELQNAIAEEAASPASFISSRHDTGSGFSLVKGRAVPNGPPSYFPQGKGAFPSDPVNKIQREEAIYYINQYVLPRLNLNSRDMSFPKAISNWTGGSGQGGGQQQQQQQQQQQQQQQAQANAAAAANLGAMAPWLYGAGGPGMVGHGGGDMADAVAPELNYPGPVGAFAEAGGSSPGGFASYLEGGVDGSGGGGGGGGGAEGTGTGTGQRHVPPGAGGPAGPFGNVPLMSLEDAEQALSAARKEAEKLERSFVSLVKKNRKLLLSTKKEEEDMGVVVHDGVVLIGMAVGLARALRGLGRVHEVAFAAVWMAVVLVEGLVSAVVGWGVGVVEGVCGVLDWMGADY